GGGATTatgcaattatttatttcttcaatggTCTTTTTTTCTGTAACAAACATGAATTGCTCTTATGATGAGTCATTTTAAAGTAACTAAACAGATAACAAGTTCCTGCCTTTGGGGTATCACTCTTCagctaaaaataagaaagaaaaataaaagtgttgtCCCTTTGATGTGTGTTTATTACAAATTAAATGTTATGTCTCattaccacattttttaaaagattttatttatttatttgacagacagagatcacaagtaggcggagaggcaggcagagagagagagaggaggaagcaggctcccttctgagcagagagcttgatgctgggctccatcccagaaccctgggatcatgacctgagctgaaggcagaggctttaatctactgaaccacccaggtgcccatacaacatggtttttaaatttaactttaaaaaaaattaatttaaggatacttctacttaaaaaaaaaagaagaagaagaagaaggaaaatgaaatgttCCTCATGTCCATATTATATTTTCCAAACTTGCAATTCATGCTGACTTACTCTAGTTCTTAGTATGCATTTTCACTGGGATATCCACAGAGATGCTGCATTCATAATATACTCCTTCTCCAAGCCATCCCTTGAGCTGGTTTGTCAACAATTTCCAAGTTGATTTTTCAAAACGCTGACTTTCATGTTCCTTTGTGTATGGTTTCACCTCAGACAATAACTTCTTCCTGACTTTAGGCTCTGTACCTTTCTCTTTGAACCACAAGAGGACATGCCCCATGGGTAGGCATACATTTACAGACTCTCCACTTATGCCATATTCTAACTTCTCCAGCAGCTGGATCCTTGTCAGTCCCAAACAAGCTGATGGCGGGAAACTGTGTCTGTACAGCTAGCATTTAATTGTTGATATGGAGGACATACACCTTTTTCTGTTAATTTCTATATGTTGGAAGTGTTCATAAGCCAAATATTTGATTTGTGTCTATTcaataatgtaaatatttatttcattttcactgaAGCAATGCAGGTaacactccccaccccctgccccggggCAGATCTCCCAAAGCTGCTGCAAAAATAACCCTGTGCAATGCTTCTTACTATTTCCTTTAACTGACCCATTGAGCATAGTTTTAGGTTGGGCTGGAATGTGAAAAAGAATGTCCCTCATTTCTGCTCATTCTGTGAATGCTCATGGGAGGGAAGGAAATCTCCTCACCTCTGCACAATCAAATCTGCTTTTGGTTTCTTGGGTAACTAACTCTACCTTCATCACTGTGTCAGGAGACTGGACCAAATCATTGACAGCTCAGAGTAAATTCCAGGCTGTTTTATTTCAAGAGCCCCAAGGCTGTTACTTTCCTGACAGCATATAGGTAATTCAAGTATTTTATGATAGACCTTGTCTCTCATTCCTGTCTATATCCACAGCTAACAGTTCAGAGTCCAGCACAGAGTGAATcacccatacatttttttttcttcctccagttGAGTTTATAATCATGGAACATGAGAGTTGATCATACTAATTGAAGCCATTGTTCCACAAATTTTAGCAGGTAATTTGTCAGTTAGCAGAGAAATAGGCTTAAAGTTAGTGGATTCTAACAAAagtatttgcttttttcccctctaaattaTCTTATTGCTAATTATATCAttgaaagcttatttttaaaaaaagatctatcCGCTTATCTCACTTAACCAGATTATAAAATATTGAGGCCAAAGTTATGGCTTTCATTTCTTTACAGACAAATATGTTTTTAGTACCTCAGCCTCCAGTTCCAGGAATGGGCAGGCAGGTGACCCAGTTCAGGTGTGAGGGTGCTCAGTTAAATGCATCCACTGTTGGGACCAAACGAGGTCATTTTCTGCATGAGTGATAGCACAGATGTTAACCTCTGCAAACACGTTTATCAAGCCAAGAGTGATGGAAAGAAGTAACACGAGCTCTGGAGGAGACTTCATTCTGCTGGGGTTCTCTGATCGCCCAAAGTTGGAgaccattctgtttttccttaACACAGTTTTTTACCTTCTGGCTGTGGTGGGGAACTCGATCatcatcttctccctggtggacCCTCGACTGCACTTGCCTATGTACTTCTTCCTTTGCAATATGTCCCTCCTGGACCTCTGCTACATGACTAGCAGCATACCTCAGATGCTGGTCAACCTCTGGGGGCCACGCAAGACCATCACTTATGTAGGTTGTGTTGTCCAACTCTTTGATTTCCTGTCTGTGGGGGGCACTGAGTGCATTCTCCTTTCCGTCATGGCCTATGACCACTTTGTGGCTGTATGCAAGCCACTCCACTATATGGCCATCATGCACCCACAATTGTGCCTGCAACTGGCAGCCTTTGCCTGGCTGAGTGGGATCACCAACTCCGTGCTCATGTCCCCACTGACCATGTCCCTGGGGAGCTGTGGCCAGTGCTGCATCAACCACTTTGTGTGTGAGATGCCAGCCATCATCCGCATTTCCTGTGTGGACACCAGCTGCGTTGAAGACTTAGCTTTTTCCCGGCCATCCCCATCGTGCTGGTGCCTCTCACCATGATCCTCGTGTCCTACGGCTACATTGCAGCTGCGGTTGCACGCATCCAGTCTGCAGCGGGGAGGCACAAGGCTTTCAACACCTGCTCTTCGCACATGGCGGTGGTGTCCCTCTTTTACAGCAGCATAATCTACATGTACATGCAGCCTGGGAATGTGGCCAGCCAGGAACAGGGCAACTTCCTCACACTCTTCTACTGTCTAGCGACCCCCACTCTCAATCCTTTCATCTACACGCTGAGAAACAAAGACGTGCAGGGGGCCATGTGCAAGGTTCTCGGTAAAGACAGTGGTGCATTGGGCACGAGAGCGCACTGAGGGAAGCGCTCAGGTGCTTCGGGTCTGGGGAGAATAGGTGCTCCAGAGCAGGGACGGTGCGCAGGGTGGCGAACAGACACTGAAGGGTGGGAGCAGCGGGTCTACTCTCTTTCAGGAGTCCTAAAGCAGTGTCTCTGCTTGTGGGGGCTGACAGAACCCCTGTCCTTCCAGGAGACAGTGTTAACCGTGGGAGATAGTGTgctgggggaatgggagaagctacttcctctctgctcagtggggacagGCATGAATTGTAGCTCGGACTCCAGGGGCCTGTAATGTCACTCCCAAATCAGCCATCAAGGAAGAGACAGCGGGGTTGAAGAAGTATGTATGCGTGTGTGAGGGCGAGACTGGGATGCTGACAGTCGATAGGTCCGGTCCATAAACCCTTTTAGTACAAACGTTCCAGACCCTCCTGGAGATGGTGCTGTTACTTCTGCAGGCTACTGTTGCCTGCTAACCCCTGCCCTGAGCAAGTAATGTGTAGCTGCTTCTCCAACAAcagtagttatttaaaatttcaagtcCTATGCCACTTGTCAATCTAAATTAAGTCAACTTAATGAGCATTCAAGGCAACTAGCATTTAAAAGTTAGTTgggtgataatttgacttcttctttgccgatttggatgcctttaatttccttttgttgtctgattgctgaggctaggacttctagtactatgttgaatagcagtggtgataatggacatccctgccgtgttccaccttagtggaaaagctttcagtttttctccattgagaatgatatttgcagttggtagatgatatgatactctatgtggaaaacccaaaagactccactccaaaactgctagaacttatacaggaattcagtaaagtgtcatgatataagatcaatgcacagaaatcagttgcatttctctacaccaacaacaagacagaagaaagagaaattaaggagtcaatcctatttacaattgcaccccaaaccataagatacctaggaataaacctaaccaaagaggctaagaatctatactcagaaaactataaagtactcatgaaagaaattgaggaagaacacaaagaaatggaaaaatgttccatgctc
This genomic interval from Neovison vison isolate M4711 chromosome 1, ASM_NN_V1, whole genome shotgun sequence contains the following:
- the LOC122911595 gene encoding LOW QUALITY PROTEIN: putative olfactory receptor 2W6 (The sequence of the model RefSeq protein was modified relative to this genomic sequence to represent the inferred CDS: inserted 1 base in 1 codon); its protein translation is MERSNTSSGGDFILLGFSDRPKLETILFFLNTVFYLLAVVGNSIIIFSLVDPRLHLPMYFFLCNMSLLDLCYMTSSIPQMLVNLWGPRKTITYVGCVVQLFDFLSVGGTECILLSVMAYDHFVAVCKPLHYMAIMHPQLCLQLAAFAWLSGITNSVLMSPLTMSLGSCGQCCINHFVCEMPAIIRISCVDTSCVEDLAFSXAIPIVLVPLTMILVSYGYIAAAVARIQSAAGRHKAFNTCSSHMAVVSLFYSSIIYMYMQPGNVASQEQGNFLTLFYCLATPTLNPFIYTLRNKDVQGAMCKVLGKDSGALGTRAH